One Hypomesus transpacificus isolate Combined female chromosome 16, fHypTra1, whole genome shotgun sequence genomic window carries:
- the tbxa2r gene encoding thromboxane A2 receptor isoform X1, with protein MNASTRPPNETTPLCFSINSPPFNYNTTLPSAYFSATFSTLGLGSNLIALVVLLNSFQRTHSRSRSSFLIFLCGLVVTDFMGLLVTGVIVVTFYVTHFNWRQLDPHCHFCNFMGMSMVFYGLCPLLLGASMAVERFVGINRPFARTASMSKSRAASMVMMVWALAGSVALLPLSGVGSYHMQFPGSWCFLNISSEGSDLLFSLLFSAVGLLSLGVSFVLNTISVVTLVKVCCGQDGAQRRRDYEVEMMVQLILIMVIASICWCPLLVFIAQTVLSGTRLQVRLLLLWLRFATWNQILDPWVYILFRRAVLKRVYPRMDWSRGSIMSLYPSFSGTLRRLTRSSLGGAQEGDPGGGKGEDSPQPVKGPPPSL; from the exons ATGAACGCCTCCACCCGCCCCCCCAACGAGACGACCCCCTTGTGCTTCTCCATCAACAGCCCGCCGTTCAACTACaacaccaccctcccctccgccTACTTCTCCGCCACCTTCAGCACCCTGGGCCTAGGCTCCAACCTCATCGCCTTGGTGGTCCTCCTCAACTCCTTCCAGCGCACCCACAGCCGATCGCGCTCCTCCTTCCTGATCTTCCTCTGCGGCCTGGTCGTGACGGACTTCATGGGCCTGCTGGTGACGGGCGTCATCGTGGTCACCTTCTACGTCACCCACTTCAACTGGCGCCAGCTGGACCCCCACTGCCACTTCTGCAACTTCATGGGCATGTCCATGGTCTTCTACGGCCTGTGCCCGCTGCTGCTGGGCGCCTCCATGGCCGTGGAGCGCTTCGTGGGCATCAACCGGCCCTTCGCCCGCACGGCGAGCATGTCGAAGAGTCGGGCGGCGtccatggtgatgatggtgtggGCGTTGGCCGGCTCGGTGGCTCTGCTGCCCCTGTCGGGCGTGGGCAGCTACCACATGCAGTTCCCGGGCTCCTGGTGCTTCCTGAACATCAGCTCGGAGGGCAGCGACCTGTTGTTCTCCCTGCTGTTCTCCGCGGTGGGGCTGCTGTCCTTGGGGGTGTCGTTCGTGCTCAACACGATCAGCGTGGTCACCCTCGTCAAGGTGTGCTGCGGGCAGGACGGCGCCCAGCGCCGGCGCGACTACGAGGTGGAGATGATGGTGCAGCTCATCCTCATCATGGTGATCGCCTCCATCTGCtggtgccccctgctg gTGTTTATTGCGCAGACTGTGCTGTCGGGAACCCGACTCCAAGTCCGCCTCCTGTTGCTCTGGCTCCGATTTGCCACCTGGAACCAGATCCTGGACCCCTGGGTGTACATCCTGTTCCGCCGAGCCGTTCTCAAGCGCGTATACCCCCGCATGGACTGGTCCAGGGGCTCCATCATGAGCCTGTACCCCTCCTTCAGTGGCACCCTGCGCAGGCTCACCCGCTCCTCCCTGGGGGGCGCTCAGGAGGGCGATCccgggggagggaagggggaagaCTCTCCCCAGCCTGTAAAGGGTCCGCCCCCCTCTCTGTAA
- the tbxa2r gene encoding thromboxane A2 receptor isoform X2 translates to MNASTRPPNETTPLCFSINSPPFNYNTTLPSAYFSATFSTLGLGSNLIALVVLLNSFQRTHSRSRSSFLIFLCGLVVTDFMGLLVTGVIVVTFYVTHFNWRQLDPHCHFCNFMGMSMVFYGLCPLLLGASMAVERFVGINRPFARTASMSKSRAASMVMMVWALAGSVALLPLSGVGSYHMQFPGSWCFLNISSEGSDLLFSLLFSAVGLLSLGVSFVLNTISVVTLVKVCCGQDGAQRRRDYEVEMMVQLILIMVIASICWCPLLVYCLTRALSAAPVEPQSVLTFLRFATCNQICDPWIYILCQESKLRCLLRRLCCREPDSKSASCCSGSDLPPGTRSWTPGCTSCSAEPFSSAYTPAWTGPGAPS, encoded by the exons ATGAACGCCTCCACCCGCCCCCCCAACGAGACGACCCCCTTGTGCTTCTCCATCAACAGCCCGCCGTTCAACTACaacaccaccctcccctccgccTACTTCTCCGCCACCTTCAGCACCCTGGGCCTAGGCTCCAACCTCATCGCCTTGGTGGTCCTCCTCAACTCCTTCCAGCGCACCCACAGCCGATCGCGCTCCTCCTTCCTGATCTTCCTCTGCGGCCTGGTCGTGACGGACTTCATGGGCCTGCTGGTGACGGGCGTCATCGTGGTCACCTTCTACGTCACCCACTTCAACTGGCGCCAGCTGGACCCCCACTGCCACTTCTGCAACTTCATGGGCATGTCCATGGTCTTCTACGGCCTGTGCCCGCTGCTGCTGGGCGCCTCCATGGCCGTGGAGCGCTTCGTGGGCATCAACCGGCCCTTCGCCCGCACGGCGAGCATGTCGAAGAGTCGGGCGGCGtccatggtgatgatggtgtggGCGTTGGCCGGCTCGGTGGCTCTGCTGCCCCTGTCGGGCGTGGGCAGCTACCACATGCAGTTCCCGGGCTCCTGGTGCTTCCTGAACATCAGCTCGGAGGGCAGCGACCTGTTGTTCTCCCTGCTGTTCTCCGCGGTGGGGCTGCTGTCCTTGGGGGTGTCGTTCGTGCTCAACACGATCAGCGTGGTCACCCTCGTCAAGGTGTGCTGCGGGCAGGACGGCGCCCAGCGCCGGCGCGACTACGAGGTGGAGATGATGGTGCAGCTCATCCTCATCATGGTGATCGCCTCCATCTGCtggtgccccctgctg GTGTACTGCCTGACGAGGGCCTTGTCAGCTGCGCCCGTAGAACCCCAATCTGTGTTAACCTTCCTGCGCTTCGCCACATGCAATCAGATTTGCGATCCCTGGATCTACATTTTGTGTCAGGAATCGAAACTAAG gTGTTTATTGCGCAGACTGTGCTGTCGGGAACCCGACTCCAAGTCCGCCTCCTGTTGCTCTGGCTCCGATTTGCCACCTGGAACCAGATCCTGGACCCCTGGGTGTACATCCTGTTCCGCCGAGCCGTTCTCAAGCGCGTATACCCCCGCATGGACTGGTCCAGGGGCTCCATCATGA
- the gipc3 gene encoding PDZ domain-containing protein GIPC3 encodes MQNGEAMSPQEQDPKASVPTEEDHNQSQVGTVPSAPPLPPSSPPPPGPPEYPRPRLVFHTQLAHGSPTGRIHGFTNVKELYAKIAEVFNISPSEILFCTLNSHKVDMQKLLGGQIGLEDFIFAHIRGETKEVEVTKTEDALGLTITDNGAGYAFIKRIKEDSTIDQLKTVCVGDHIEAINDQSIVGCRHYEVAKMLKEQPRGTPFTLRLVGPKKAFDMIGTRTRAPKSSDGKMGNGKETLRLRSKGAATVQEVPNEFEDRATKKVDDLLESYMGIRDVELATTIVEAGRDKKNPDDFAEALDSVLGDFAFPDVFLFDVWGAIGDVKNGRM; translated from the exons ATGCAGAACGGGGAGGCAATGAGCCCGCAGGAGCAGGATCCAAAGGCTTCTGTGCCCACGGAGGAGGACCACAACCAGAGCCAGGTGGGAACGGTGCCCTCGGCTCCACCGCTACCCCCCTCATCGCCACCTCCGCCTGGACCACCGGAGTACCCGAGGCCCAGGCTGGTTTTCCACACCCAGCTGGCCCACGGGAGCCCCACAGGCCGCATTCATGGATTTACCAATGTGAAGGAGCTGTATGCTAAGATCGCTGAGGTGTTCAATATATCCCCCTCTGAG ATCCTCTTCTGCACCCTAAACTCTCACAAAGTCGACATGCAGAAGCTCCTGGGGGGGCAGATAGGTCTAGAAGACTTCATCTTCGCCCACATCAGGGGGGAGACCAAAGAGGTGGAGGTCACCAAGACTGAGGACGCCCTCGGTCTCACCATCACAGACAACGGAGCCGGCTACGCTTTCATTAAG AGAATAAAGGAAGACAGTACCATAGACCAGCTGAAGACTGTATGCGTGGGAGACCACATTGAGGCCATCAACGACCAGAGCATCGTCGGATGCCGACACTACGAAGTAGCTAAGATGCTAAAGGAACAACCGAGGGGAACTCCCTTCACACTCAGACTGGTAGGGCCTAAGAAAGCCTTCG acatgaTTGGCACGAGGACAAGAGCACCCAAGTCCAGCGACGGTAAGATGGGGAACGGGAAGGAGACCCTGCGGCTGCGGTCCAAGGGGGCCGCGACCGTACAGGAAGTG CCCAACGAGTTTGAAGACAGAGCCACCAAGAAAGTGGATGACCTACTGGAGAGCTACATGGGCATCAGAGATGTTGAACTAG CGACCACAATCgtggaggcaggcagagatAAGAAGAACCCCGATGACTTTGCCGAGGCCTTGGATTCGGTGCTGGGAGACTTTGCGTTCCCCGACGTGTTCCTGTTTGACGTGTGGGGTGCTATCGGGGATGTGAAGAACGGCAGAATGTAG